In one Pyramidobacter piscolens W5455 genomic region, the following are encoded:
- a CDS encoding aldo/keto reductase, producing the protein MEYRALGHTGLSVSAIALGCEGFTDKTPEAVRKDFDCAQDWGINFFDCYSSNPQLRSAFGEAMRGRREKFIVQGHICSAWENGQYLRTRDPVRTERAFRDLLTRLGTDYIDVGMIHYIDAEEDFRAVFDGEIIQYAQRLKEKGRIRFLGLSSHNPHVASLAVGTGLIDVLLFAVNPCYDMQPAGENVEDLWADESYMKDLHNMDPERESLYELCARRGVGIDVMKTYGGGDLLSERNSPFGRAFTPVQCIEYALTRPAVAAVMIGCRTQAEIRAAVDWCAATPQQRDYVPVMQGMKRFSWQGHCMYCGHCAPCPQGINVASVNKFLNLAKAQKQIPETVREHYALLPHHACECIACGSCEKRCPFGVPVIGAMKEAFSLFGC; encoded by the coding sequence ATGGAATACAGGGCTCTCGGGCACACCGGGCTTTCTGTCAGCGCGATCGCGTTGGGATGCGAAGGCTTCACGGACAAAACTCCGGAAGCTGTGAGGAAAGATTTTGACTGCGCGCAGGATTGGGGGATCAACTTTTTCGACTGCTATTCTTCCAATCCGCAGCTCCGCTCCGCTTTTGGGGAGGCGATGAGAGGACGCCGGGAGAAATTCATCGTCCAAGGGCACATTTGCTCTGCCTGGGAAAACGGGCAGTACCTGCGCACGCGCGATCCCGTCAGGACGGAGAGGGCTTTTCGGGATTTGCTGACGCGTCTGGGGACGGATTACATCGACGTCGGCATGATTCATTATATCGACGCGGAAGAGGATTTTCGCGCGGTGTTCGACGGCGAGATCATTCAATACGCTCAGCGGCTGAAAGAGAAGGGGCGGATCCGCTTTCTCGGACTGAGCAGCCATAATCCGCACGTCGCGTCGCTGGCCGTTGGAACGGGTCTGATCGACGTGCTGCTGTTCGCCGTCAATCCCTGCTACGACATGCAGCCTGCCGGCGAAAACGTGGAAGATCTCTGGGCCGATGAAAGCTATATGAAAGATCTGCACAACATGGATCCAGAACGCGAAAGTCTCTACGAATTATGCGCGCGCCGAGGCGTGGGGATCGACGTCATGAAAACTTACGGCGGCGGCGACCTCCTCAGCGAGCGGAATTCGCCTTTCGGGCGCGCCTTTACGCCGGTGCAGTGTATCGAATACGCTTTGACCCGTCCTGCCGTGGCCGCCGTCATGATCGGCTGCCGGACGCAGGCGGAGATCCGCGCCGCCGTCGATTGGTGCGCGGCGACGCCGCAACAACGGGATTATGTGCCCGTCATGCAGGGGATGAAGCGCTTTTCCTGGCAAGGGCACTGTATGTATTGCGGCCACTGCGCTCCATGCCCCCAAGGCATCAACGTCGCTTCCGTCAATAAATTCCTCAATCTTGCCAAAGCGCAGAAGCAGATTCCGGAAACGGTGCGCGAGCACTATGCTCTGTTGCCTCACCACGCCTGCGAATGCATTGCCTGCGGCAGCTGCGAGAAACGCTGCCCCTTCGGAGTCCCGGTTATCGGCGCCATGAAGGAAGCTTTTTCGCTGTTCGGCTGCTAG